The Triticum aestivum cultivar Chinese Spring chromosome 3A, IWGSC CS RefSeq v2.1, whole genome shotgun sequence genome includes a region encoding these proteins:
- the LOC123063709 gene encoding metallothionein-like protein 2C, whose protein sequence is MSCCGGNCGCGTACKCGNGCGGCNMYPEVEAAGATLLVSATATHKGSSGGMEMAAENGGCGCTQCKCGTSCGCSCCSC, encoded by the exons ATGTCTTGCTGCGGAGGAAACTGCGGATGCGGCACCGCCTGCAAGTGCGGCAACGGCTGCGGTGGCTGCAACATGTACCCCGAGGTTGAGGCCGCCGGCGCCACCCTCCTCGTCTCCGCCACTGCCACTCACAAGGG GAGCTCCGGCGGCATGGAGATGGCGGCCGAGAACGGCGGCTGCGGCTGCACCCAGTGCAAGTGCGGCACCAGCTGCGGCTGCTCCTGCTGCAGCTGCTAG
- the LOC123063711 gene encoding metallothionein-like protein 2C isoform X1 has protein sequence MSCCGGSCGCGSACKCGNGCGGCNMYPEVEAAGATLLVAATATHKASSGGMEMAAENGGCGCTQCKCGTSCGCSCCSC, from the exons ATGTCTTGCTGCGGAGGAAGCTGCGGCTGCGGCAGCGCCTGCAAGTGCGGCAACGGCTGCGGCGGCTGCAACATGTACCCCGAGGTCGAGGCCGCCGGCGCCACCCTcctcgtcgccgccaccgccacccacaAGGC GAGCTCCGGCGGCATGGAGATGGCGGCCGAGAACGGCGGCTGCGGCTGCACCCAGTGCAAGTGCGGCACCAGCTGCGGCTGCTCCTGCTGCAGCTGCTAG